The genomic segment GTttttactagcagcctgtcataaaaaacacacagtttgttCTGATTTCTTTAACTGaatctaaaaaaaaagtttcacagGCATAAATAGTATTTTTGTGCCAACAAGGTGACTTCTAAAGTGCGAATAACCAAAAACTTGGTGTATCAGCACGGTGTGCACTGGGTCCTCAACAAATGTAAGGAAACTGAACAATTGGAAGACAAAAGACGGTGATCATAACAACTTCCAGCTTGTTAGAACTGCACaaactatattttatattcatttatatactgtttttccATCTATGTCTGTACTTGTTGCCCTCTGTAAAACAGTAAGCCACTGTTGCCAGTTTATAATAAGctacaaaatcattttttttcttcctttttggtCTCAAACTACAActaccagagagagagagagaaactgtgTTTCTGTGCAGGAGGTTCAGTCCTGGAGGAGCGATTGAACAGACAGTAACCGATGCTCGATGATAAAGTTTATGATCAGACATCTGTGATCAGCCAGCTGGGTCTGCTGggctgtgtgcgtgtgtgataTTAGAAAATGACTTTATCTAACAGAAGAAATCTTATAGGAGACCCACGTGTGCGCTGCATTGTTCAATTTGTCTGAGGAGTACAAATTTGAGGTCAGGATTCGACTTTGTTTTCTGATGGTTAGAGTTAGGAGAAGCATTATGTCAACTTgatgtcctcacaaagatgtgaagacgaatgtgtgtgtgcgtctgcgtGTGTGGGAGAATTGGACTGACCTTGCTCTGTCCTGCGTGTTGCTTCTTCGCCTGTAAATCAGCCACAAAGCTCCTCTGTGCTGGCAGAGCGAGAGCCTCTACATTGCCTTTATTGTCCTGCAGGCCAGACGTGCAGACGACCAATCAGCAGACATGCCAAGCTTAATATCCGTGTGTGCGTTaagtttttaaaatcttgtttgtgcttttatttagaTATATATGCATgcaaataacacaaaaacacgAGCTGCACCTGCTCtgatagttttgttttgtacttgaAAATCATGTCTTGTGACTCTTCTCTGTGCTTTCCTCCCTTCACTTTTCTTTAAGCTGGTGTCCTCAATAATCTTCATCAGTGTCGGAGTCATCGTTGCCTGCTTCTGTGCCATCGTGGATGGGATAATTGCTTCAGACTTTATTGTAAGTATCACTTTTATTTGTCATAAACTGAAGCAGGTATCCTCACAGACCGGGTTTAACCACACATGCTGAGATCCAAATGTCAGATCAAGAAATGTGTGGGTCCAATGCAGACCAACTAATCTCAGCGAGCTGCTGTGTGACATGAAAAGCTGACAAACTTTCAGGATACCAGGACTGATTAAATTCTTTGTGTCACAGAAAACTTTGATGACAACAATAAATCAGCTGGGATGTGATCACCAAACACTCTCACAGGTTAAATCAGAGTGTAGAGTTTAGCTTGTGTGCATTTTGGTAACACTTTACAACTAAAGGTGTAATTCCCCTTTAATCAAATGGaatttcaaagtattttatttgaaattacaatGTAATTATATTTGCCTACACCTGCTTAAAGGTAGGCACACTAGAACAACAGAGTAACCAGTCAGGTTTTTATAGGAAACAAAGAAGTAACTACATAGAATTACATTAAATAGAACTGTTCTTCCTCGCCAACTGTGATCATcctaattacattttaatttcaaataaaacacatttaaattccATTTAGTTACAGGGGAATTATCCCCTTTTATAAAGTATTACTCGCAGTTATTTGTGTAAGCAGCCTCCACTTCCTAATGAGAGTTTCAAAGCTGGACCCCGTCCCCGTTATCGATCCCCAAGTGCTTATCAGACCTCTGCAGATATATTCATTTTGTGATCTCATGACTGTAAAAGTCACATTTATTGCACAGTCAAGCTCTGGACAGTGAGAATGATTTTATTACCCTTCACGTTGCATAAAGTTCAGTAAGGGTTTTATTGAACGAGGTGGGTTTTGTGCACCGGGTAGACTGGACGGTGCGCTGCAGCAGGGATGCGGAGGATGACGAGGATGTGATCATATCAGATGTGTAACAGCTCTCTTTTTCAGGACATTAAGCCTGTGCAGGAGGGTATATGTGACTTTCACCCCAGTGGATCTGGCTACGCCTACGACAGCTACTACACTGAGGTGATTCTCATATATGTGTAAACCCgctttctgtcagtgtgaagaagtttaaatacacatttaataAAGTGTCATCTCAACAGTACgcctcagtttttctacatgagaaATAAACGCTGCTgtaggtaatgaaggaaatctctcagcacagctctctgagcataaaaaacacaaataaatgtgtaaaaaaattacagaaaatgttttcGTAGCTCATTGCCCAAACTGTCCAGAAAATTTCTTATTTTGCTAaaattttttaagttattttactGTGTACACGTGGTGAAATTCCTATAGCAGATAGTGAAAAAACAGGATTTATCTGTAATTCAAATGTTTATCTATTACTACATgactttggtgtagtatgaatgggAGTGGGGGAGGTCTTCCTCAGTAGGATaagctgtaaaacttatgaaaatacagttaaaaatttACGCCcactttcacattttccaaTAGTGACCGGATTAAAGACTTTGCTGGGCCCGTTCTGAGCCCCCcagccttatgtttgacacctctgTTTTAAAGAATATACCAGAGTACTGATTGTGTGGCGTGCTCTGACAACCTTTTGATGCTCAGTTGAAACTTTTGCAAAGGGTGCTGTGACACCTAGTGGTCAAATGATGTTACTACACAGATTTACTGGCTCACTGAAAGCAACAGCATTCCGCCTCGCTCtgcaaatcaaataaaaagcaCGTAGATGCTGTGGAAGCAATATGTTGacaactttgtgtgtgtgtgtgtgtgtgtgtgtgtgtgtgtgtgtgtttggttatTGGTCCATGCAGTTCTTGTTTATCTGGTTTCTGCATCTCCATCTAACCCATCTCTCTCTATTTGATCCACTCTCTGGCGCTGCAGGTGATGTGCCACTCTTTTGAGAAGTCATGCAAGCTGAAAGTGAGGAGTAACACCTGCTACTGTTGCTACCTGTATAACTGCGAGAGGTGAGACAAACTCAAACTGCAGGTCTGCAGGCCATAACACAACACAGGTTTGTGTTATTTAACCATTTCTCTCCAGTTTAgtttcagaggagcttttccaCAGGTCATGTCAGAACACCGGCCAaccactttttttctgttttccagttATGAGCTTATAGTCTTCTAATAATAACATAGAGGGCAGAGGGCAGCAGGAAAATAGCATCCCAGACATGAGAAAGAgctcagagaaactgctgcaagaaaaaaacactggaaATTTCAGCTCTTTCTTGTATGACAGCCAGCTCTTAAATCTTGGATATTTTagcctaacacacacacacacacacgcacacacacacatacacaagagAAAGCGCTTGCAAAACATTCTGCCTGTGCCTTTGACCGCGTTACCACTCAGTCATAAGCCGATAAAAGGCTGTCTGGAAATAATAAAGCAAGCAAAAGTGATGGATGGTGTAGGAGACTCTTTGTTTTCCTGCCATCCTGGAAGGTTTGGGATAAAACAGTCTGGGATGTGAAATGGAAACTACAATAAAAGCCATAAAGCAGAACTTAAATAAGTTACACCTGCGATTTTCCTGCCATGTCACAACTTATTCTTATCTTCCAGCCTGTACTCCTCACACTACTACGAGTTCACCGGGGTCAGCAGCTGCTGGGATGTGGTCCAGCTGTACCGCCTGATGTGGACCTCGGTGGTGCTTAACGTGATCGGCTTGTTCCTGGGCATCATCACCGCCGCCATCCTCGGAGCGTACAAGGATATCGTGGTGAGGAGTCCAAGAGGATTTAACTCACTCTACCCCCGCTCCCTCCCAAAAAACCAGAAACCCAAAACTTTGAAGGCAGAGAGTTTAGAAGCATTCACATGCTATGATCAGCTGCACTCTTATTTGGTTAAATAAACGCAGCAGCTTTGAGCAGTTTAAACTTCCTGATGTGTTCCTGCatctgtgtaaatgtgtgttaaCCTGTTATTTTAACAGCAGCTTGTTTTTAGTGATCTCCGCTGATGTTTTCACTCTTTACCTAAAGCATGTTTTACCGTTTCCTCCAGCAGAAGCCTGCTCCTCAGATCGCTCCCAGCCCAACGCCAGCACCTCACATCCTGTACAACCCGACCCAGCACATGCTCACCTACCCCAACTTCTGTCCGTCGGGGCAGGTTCTGCCCGCCTACCCCAACTACCCAGTATCCATGCAGGTAGGAGCTCAGGCCAAAACTAAGAGTGAAACACAGGGAGATGCACTCGCCAGCCACTTTtattcaaactggtttcttgaatcTCACTTTACCCAAATGATGCTACtgaggtgtacctaataaagtgtcagtgAGTGTATATTCCTGCTGTACTAGCACTCTAGTATCAAAACAGCTGGTGATGGCAGTGAACTAATGCCTATTACACATGAGCTGAAAGCACAGCTGTAGCTCATAACAGAGTCGCAGCTGGCTCCTGGTTGGCTGCAGACTCCTCAGCTGGGCttgtttcacattaaagctTAACAACTCCATGAAAATGTGCCACAAGTATTCCATCTTCCTAAACCAGGCGATCACCTTAAATCTGCAGATGTGTTGCTTTGGTTATGTATTTCTGTCCGTCTGATCGATCGCTCGGGGTTGATCTTTGCTGATATTTGATATCTCTTTGGCTGAACTTCCACATGCCCTTGCAGCCaaccacttcctgtttctcctcctctcccacAGCATAACACCAACCACCAGGCACCTGCTACTCCCCAGATGCTCCCTCCTGGGGGAGAACCGTCTGAGGAGAACCAGAGCCAGCTGCCCTCCCAGGTCCCTCCCCAGCCACAGCCTCAGGGAGCCACCCAGGACCCAGGAGGCTACATGCTGACCCCCAACGCTCCGGTCCTCTATGCATCCTCCTACAGCGCCTTTGAGAAACCTCCACCTTACGCCTGCTGAGACTTTAGACAAATATGGAGAGCGTGCTGCGAACACCTTCACCTGGTCAGACTGAAAGTAGCACAAAACCTTTCAGAGACAGAGATTTCAATGATTTAAATGCTGCGTTTCACGTGTGTCTAATGGGTTTCAAGTGAAGTCAGACAGAGATTTATGGTTATGTAGTGTTTAATATGTAGACATGAGTC from the Oreochromis niloticus isolate F11D_XX linkage group LG1, O_niloticus_UMD_NMBU, whole genome shotgun sequence genome contains:
- the tmem255b gene encoding transmembrane protein 255B isoform X2, which produces MQQPETPQISQQTAPEPLDPAAHYLRRRRTALWVTVSLLTLGLLVLTIGLISATRTDNVPVVGLYPGIILSFGAFLGIVGIHLVENRRPMLVSSIIFISVGVIVACFCAIVDGIIASDFIDIKPVQEGICDFHPSGSGYAYDSYYTEVMCHSFEKSCKLKVRSNTCYCCYLYNCESLYSSHYYEFTGVSSCWDVVQLYRLMWTSVVLNVIGLFLGIITAAILGAYKDIVKPAPQIAPSPTPAPHILYNPTQHMLTYPNFCPSGQVLPAYPNYPVSMQHNTNHQAPATPQMLPPGGEPSEENQSQLPSQVPPQPQPQGATQDPGGYMLTPNAPVLYASSYSAFEKPPPYAC
- the tmem255b gene encoding transmembrane protein 255B isoform X1 encodes the protein MQQPETPQISQQTAPEPLDPAAHYLRRRRTALWVTVSLLTLGLLVLTIGLISATRTDNVPVVGLYPGIILSFGAFLGIVGIHLVENRRPMLVSSIIFISVGVIVACFCAIVDGIIASDFIDIKPVQEGICDFHPSGSGYAYDSYYTEVMCHSFEKSCKLKVRSNTCYCCYLYNCESLYSSHYYEFTGVSSCWDVVQLYRLMWTSVVLNVIGLFLGIITAAILGAYKDIVQKPAPQIAPSPTPAPHILYNPTQHMLTYPNFCPSGQVLPAYPNYPVSMQHNTNHQAPATPQMLPPGGEPSEENQSQLPSQVPPQPQPQGATQDPGGYMLTPNAPVLYASSYSAFEKPPPYAC